One part of the Streptomyces sp. NBC_00286 genome encodes these proteins:
- a CDS encoding B12-binding domain-containing radical SAM protein gives MTTAVPLPTPTVVSSARPRVTLTVWLADLTYTQQTISAETMPQAIAGLATYAATKMDLAHPVRIFKYPEALAAALEADGPPDVIGFSHYIWNSQLSLALAELIKRHFPRTTVVFGGPHYPLRRPEQNEFWHERLAGKVDFYIDGEGEPAFADLLRTLNDVDRTEIRGHIDGVHRLGDDGILHAPRPRLRIHDLSVVPSPYTGGLMDEFFDGKLVPTVQTNRGCPFKCTFCQEGTSYFQRVAKKHAEQIRDELHYIGRRMKPLVEAGAARNELLITDSNFGMYPDDHDTCRVIAECQQLYGWPRVVNVTTGKNQRDRVLSAVAQVPGAISLSGAVQSLDPDVLRRIARSNIDAGKLMDIALAASDAGAGTYSEVILALPGDSKTKHLGTLRQLVDAGFDRLNMFQLTILPGSEMCTDAYRREHGLITKWRVMPRCYGAYSVLGEELRAAEVDEVCVTVPDMPYEDYRECRVMNLFLASLYNGGVFAVLLALLRAHGVSPMRWLELARSMDHGPTLTAVLKEFEAETDEQLWDNRTALLTHATEHIDQYIEGHLGNNLLYTYRTRIISEALQDTTDLAARACLAALREARVGVGGGSLIEALVHEGAEYHRLMLSEIFRVDPPAVLRQTAGFNLALFLAAAQRREDVRDLRRFRRAAEGVREFVLTPAQQRTLNTYLRQFGATPWGVGRLLTKVRLPDIVRQVRMSPGPGSAPAPAGTEPPQRDQR, from the coding sequence ATGACGACAGCCGTCCCCCTGCCGACACCGACCGTCGTCTCGTCCGCGCGGCCGCGGGTCACGTTGACGGTGTGGCTGGCCGACCTCACGTACACCCAGCAGACGATCTCGGCCGAGACGATGCCGCAGGCGATCGCGGGCCTGGCCACCTACGCCGCGACGAAGATGGACCTCGCCCACCCCGTACGGATCTTCAAGTACCCCGAGGCGCTGGCAGCCGCGCTGGAGGCGGACGGGCCGCCCGACGTGATCGGGTTCTCGCACTACATCTGGAACAGTCAACTCTCGCTCGCCTTGGCGGAGTTGATCAAGCGGCACTTCCCACGTACGACGGTCGTCTTCGGTGGCCCGCACTACCCGCTCCGCCGCCCCGAGCAAAACGAGTTCTGGCACGAGCGCCTGGCCGGGAAGGTCGACTTCTACATCGACGGTGAGGGCGAGCCCGCGTTCGCCGACCTCCTTCGCACCCTCAACGACGTCGACCGCACCGAGATCCGCGGACACATCGACGGGGTGCACCGCCTCGGCGACGACGGGATACTCCATGCCCCGCGCCCGCGGCTGCGCATCCACGACCTGTCCGTCGTGCCGTCCCCGTACACGGGCGGCCTCATGGACGAGTTCTTCGACGGCAAGCTCGTGCCCACCGTGCAGACGAACCGCGGCTGCCCGTTCAAGTGCACCTTCTGCCAGGAAGGCACGTCGTACTTCCAGCGAGTCGCCAAGAAGCACGCCGAGCAGATCCGCGACGAGCTGCACTACATCGGCCGCCGTATGAAACCCCTGGTCGAAGCGGGGGCCGCCCGCAACGAACTCCTCATCACCGACAGCAACTTCGGCATGTACCCCGACGACCACGACACCTGCCGAGTGATCGCCGAATGCCAGCAGCTCTACGGCTGGCCGCGCGTCGTCAACGTCACCACCGGCAAGAACCAGCGCGACCGCGTCTTGTCCGCCGTCGCCCAAGTGCCGGGTGCAATCAGCCTGTCGGGCGCCGTGCAGTCCCTCGACCCCGACGTCCTGCGCAGGATCGCCCGGTCGAACATTGACGCCGGCAAGCTCATGGACATCGCCCTCGCCGCCTCGGACGCGGGAGCGGGTACGTACAGCGAGGTCATCCTCGCCCTGCCCGGCGACTCCAAGACCAAGCACCTCGGCACGCTGCGCCAGCTCGTAGATGCAGGCTTCGACCGCCTGAACATGTTCCAGCTGACCATCCTGCCGGGCAGCGAGATGTGCACGGACGCATACCGCCGCGAGCACGGACTGATCACCAAGTGGCGGGTCATGCCGCGCTGTTACGGCGCCTACAGCGTGCTCGGCGAGGAGCTGCGGGCAGCCGAGGTGGACGAAGTCTGCGTCACGGTCCCCGACATGCCGTACGAGGACTACCGGGAATGCCGGGTGATGAACCTGTTCCTGGCCTCGCTCTACAACGGCGGTGTCTTCGCCGTACTCCTGGCTCTCCTGCGAGCGCACGGCGTGTCACCCATGCGCTGGCTGGAGCTGGCACGGTCGATGGACCACGGCCCGACGCTGACGGCCGTACTGAAGGAGTTCGAGGCGGAGACGGACGAACAGCTGTGGGACAACCGCACCGCGCTGCTCACGCACGCGACCGAGCACATCGACCAGTACATCGAAGGCCACCTGGGCAACAACCTGCTCTACACCTACCGGACCCGCATCATCTCCGAAGCTCTGCAGGACACTACGGACCTGGCGGCTCGCGCCTGCCTGGCCGCCCTGCGGGAGGCGCGTGTCGGCGTGGGCGGCGGCAGCCTGATCGAAGCGCTGGTGCACGAGGGTGCCGAGTACCACCGCCTGATGCTCTCCGAGATCTTCCGCGTCGACCCACCGGCGGTCCTGCGCCAGACTGCGGGCTTCAACCTCGCCCTCTTCCTGGCAGCCGCGCAACGACGGGAGGACGTACGCGATCTTCGCCGCTTCCGACGCGCCGCAGAAGGCGTACGGGAGTTCGTCCTCACCCCCGCCCAGCAGCGCACCCTGAACACGTACCTCCGTCAATTCGGCGCCACTCCCTGGGGTGTTGGACGGCTCCTTACGAAGGTCCGCCTGCCTGATATCGTCCGGCAAGTCCGAATGTCTCCCGGCCCGGGCAGCGCCCCGGCGCCCGCCGGAACGGAACCCCCACAACGTGACCAGCGCTGA
- a CDS encoding UDP-N-acetylglucosamine--N-acetylmuramyl-(pentapeptide) pyrophosphoryl-undecaprenol N-acetylglucosamine transferase, whose protein sequence is MTSADLDRRLAALGRPFRLIVTGGGTGGHTYPALTAIRTTSARLARLGIGLEVLWVGTAAGLEARVTEREGIPFKTVATGKIRRSSNPLKLASPANIKDMGRVPLGAAQARTIVSDFRPDVVLSTGGYVAVPVGLAAKFRRRPLVIHEQTVRLGLANRALARAATRIAVSSESTLPLLPDSVRDSAVVTGNPVRPEVLTGQADKAISALGLAGFDRSLPTVYVTGGAQGSVQINTVVRAVLPWLLSQANVIHQCGATSVEESRQYAAGLPDGVRRRYLVTDFVGPELPDVLALADVVISRSGAGTIAELTALGKPSVLIPLATSAGNEQEHNALHLQEAGAAVALVKDAVTPEGLRAAVGPILSSAERRQHMAQQARGLGRPDAADRLTDILLSMAT, encoded by the coding sequence GTGACCAGCGCTGACCTCGACCGCCGCCTCGCCGCCCTCGGCCGACCCTTCCGGCTGATCGTCACGGGCGGCGGGACCGGCGGCCACACCTACCCCGCGCTCACCGCGATCCGCACGACGAGCGCACGGCTCGCCCGCCTGGGCATCGGCCTGGAAGTGCTGTGGGTCGGCACGGCGGCCGGTCTGGAGGCGCGGGTCACCGAGCGCGAGGGCATCCCGTTCAAGACGGTCGCGACCGGCAAGATCCGCCGCTCCAGCAACCCGCTCAAGCTGGCCTCTCCGGCCAACATCAAGGACATGGGGCGCGTCCCGCTCGGCGCCGCGCAGGCTCGTACGATCGTCTCCGACTTCAGGCCGGATGTGGTGCTGTCGACCGGGGGTTACGTGGCTGTCCCGGTCGGCTTGGCAGCCAAGTTCCGCCGGCGGCCGTTGGTCATCCACGAGCAGACGGTCCGCCTGGGCCTGGCCAACCGCGCCTTGGCCCGCGCCGCCACCCGTATTGCTGTTTCGTCTGAGTCGACGCTGCCGTTGCTGCCGGATTCGGTGCGCGACTCGGCGGTCGTCACGGGCAATCCCGTACGACCCGAAGTCCTGACTGGCCAGGCGGATAAGGCGATCAGCGCGCTTGGTCTCGCTGGTTTCGACCGGAGCCTTCCGACGGTGTACGTCACTGGCGGCGCCCAGGGCTCGGTACAGATCAACACCGTTGTGCGTGCGGTTCTCCCGTGGCTGCTCAGCCAGGCCAACGTCATTCACCAGTGCGGCGCCACGTCCGTGGAGGAGTCGCGACAGTACGCCGCCGGGCTCCCGGATGGTGTCCGGCGCCGCTACCTGGTCACTGACTTCGTCGGGCCGGAACTTCCCGACGTCCTGGCCCTCGCCGACGTCGTCATCTCGCGTAGCGGCGCGGGCACGATCGCCGAACTGACCGCCCTCGGTAAGCCGTCCGTCCTCATTCCGCTCGCGACTTCGGCGGGCAACGAGCAGGAGCACAACGCGCTGCATCTTCAGGAGGCAGGGGCTGCGGTTGCCTTGGTGAAAGACGCGGTCACCCCGGAAGGTCTCCGCGCGGCGGTCGGTCCGATCCTCTCCTCCGCCGAGCGGCGCCAGCACATGGCCCAGCAGGCTCGCGGTCTGGGACGTCCGGACGCGGCGGATCGCCTGACGGACATCCTGCTGAGCATGGCCACCTGA